From a single Arthrobacter sp. SLBN-112 genomic region:
- a CDS encoding amino acid permease, whose translation MNLLRTKSIEQSIADADEPGRKLKRSLSTWDLMIMGVAVAVGAGIFSVGAKAAANFAGPAVTVSFAIAAVTCALAIMCYAEFATAIPVAGSAYVFTYATMGELLAWIIGWNLILELFTAAAVIAKYWGIYLSKVFALTGLDVPPAISLGGVDLYWGAFLIVAIFTVLLVLGTKLSARVGNIFTLIKIGVVLFVIVVGFTYVKVENYSPFVPAAEPTAGTGAADVLKQSFFGFLTGAAPAQYGTMGIFAGAALVFFAFIGFDVVATSAEEVKNPQKTLPRGIFGGLALVTLLYILVSLALTGMVSYTQLAEAKSPTLTTAFEAVGDTSAAKVIAFGSLVGLTTVIMVLLMGLSRVVLAMSRDGLLPRSLSKTSDKRSTPARLQIICGAAVALVAGLTNVDLLEEMINIGTLSAFVVVSLGILVLRRKRPDLKPAFRVPFGKVLPIVSAVLCLYLMTNLAVETWIFFAIWLVIGLAIYFAYGQRHSRLNERFAEASVSVNGAPAAAGTEAASERDDEDELSRA comes from the coding sequence ATGAATCTTCTGCGGACAAAATCCATCGAGCAGTCGATTGCCGACGCCGATGAGCCCGGACGAAAGCTCAAGCGTTCCCTCAGCACCTGGGACCTCATGATCATGGGCGTCGCCGTTGCTGTCGGCGCCGGTATCTTCTCGGTGGGCGCCAAGGCCGCCGCCAACTTCGCGGGCCCCGCCGTTACCGTCTCCTTCGCGATCGCCGCCGTCACCTGCGCGCTGGCCATCATGTGCTACGCCGAGTTCGCCACTGCCATCCCCGTGGCCGGCTCGGCCTACGTGTTCACCTACGCCACCATGGGTGAACTCCTTGCCTGGATCATTGGCTGGAACCTGATCCTGGAGCTGTTCACGGCAGCCGCCGTCATTGCCAAGTACTGGGGCATCTACCTCAGCAAGGTGTTTGCCCTGACGGGCCTGGACGTGCCGCCGGCCATTTCGCTGGGCGGCGTGGACCTCTACTGGGGCGCCTTCCTGATCGTGGCCATCTTCACCGTGCTGCTGGTGCTGGGCACCAAGCTGTCCGCCCGAGTGGGCAACATCTTCACCCTGATCAAGATCGGCGTGGTGCTGTTCGTGATCGTGGTGGGCTTCACCTACGTGAAGGTGGAGAACTACAGCCCGTTCGTTCCCGCCGCCGAGCCCACGGCAGGCACCGGCGCCGCGGACGTCCTGAAGCAGTCCTTCTTCGGCTTCCTGACCGGCGCCGCGCCCGCGCAGTACGGCACCATGGGCATCTTCGCCGGCGCCGCACTCGTGTTCTTCGCCTTCATCGGCTTTGACGTGGTGGCCACCTCCGCCGAGGAAGTCAAGAACCCGCAGAAGACCCTGCCCCGCGGTATCTTTGGCGGCCTGGCCCTGGTCACGCTGCTCTACATCCTGGTTTCCCTGGCCCTGACCGGCATGGTGTCCTACACCCAGCTTGCCGAGGCCAAGAGCCCCACCCTCACCACCGCCTTCGAGGCCGTGGGTGACACGTCCGCCGCCAAGGTCATCGCCTTCGGTTCCCTGGTGGGCCTGACCACCGTCATCATGGTGCTCCTCATGGGCCTGTCGCGTGTGGTGCTGGCCATGAGCCGCGACGGCCTGCTGCCCCGGTCGCTGTCCAAGACCAGCGACAAGCGCTCCACGCCGGCGCGCCTCCAGATCATCTGCGGTGCCGCGGTTGCCCTGGTGGCAGGCCTCACGAATGTGGACCTGCTCGAGGAAATGATCAACATCGGTACGCTGTCCGCGTTCGTGGTGGTCAGCCTGGGCATCCTGGTGCTCCGCAGGAAGCGCCCGGACCTGAAGCCCGCTTTCCGCGTCCCGTTCGGCAAGGTGCTGCCCATCGTTTCCGCAGTGCTGTGCTTGTACCTGATGACCAACCTGGCCGTGGAGACCTGGATCTTCTTTGCCATCTGGCTGGTCATCGGCCTGGCGATCTACTTCGCCTATGGACAGCGGCATTCGCGGCTCAACGAGCGCTTCGCCGAAGCCAGCGTGTCTGTCAACGGCGCACCCGCTGCAGCCGGGACCGAGGCAGCCAGTGAGCGTGACGACGAGGACGAGCTGAGCCGCGCCTGA
- a CDS encoding DUF779 domain-containing protein gives MPAHGIDAAVTLPGEDFSRVALTPAAVDLLRLLWDRHGPLMFHQSGGCCDGSSPMCYPAGDFVTGDSDVLLGLFDLSDGLQPLPLEFWMSREQFNYWSHTHLTIDVVPGRGSGFSVEAPEGKRFLIRSTLMDWPA, from the coding sequence ATGCCCGCCCATGGGATCGATGCCGCCGTGACGCTGCCCGGGGAAGACTTTTCCCGGGTGGCGCTCACGCCGGCGGCCGTGGACCTGCTGCGGCTGCTCTGGGACCGGCACGGACCGCTCATGTTCCACCAGTCCGGGGGCTGCTGCGACGGGTCCTCGCCCATGTGTTACCCGGCCGGGGACTTCGTCACCGGGGATTCGGACGTCCTGCTGGGGCTGTTCGACCTGTCCGACGGGCTGCAGCCCCTGCCGCTGGAGTTCTGGATGTCCCGGGAGCAGTTCAACTACTGGAGCCACACCCACCTGACCATCGACGTTGTACCGGGCCGGGGGAGCGGCTTTTCGGTGGAAGCGCCGGAGGGCAAACGCTTCCTGATCCGGTCCACGCTGATGGACTGGCCCGCCTAG
- a CDS encoding catalase has translation MTAVSTTQSGAPVTSDAHSKSVGADGAIILTDHYLIEKLAQFNRERVPERVVHAKGGGAFGTFKTTEDISKYTKAAFLQPGVETEMLIRFSSVAGENGSPDTWRDPRGFAVKFYTTEGNYDLVGNNTPVFFIRDGIKFPDFIHSQKRLPGTHLRDADMQWDFWTLSPESAHQVTWLMGDRGLPASWREMQGYGSHTYQWINEAGERFWVKYHFKSNQGVNSMSSDQAEQLAGSDADFYIRDLSENIAAGNFPSWDLHVQVMPYEDAKTYRFNPFDLTKVWPHADYPLIKVGTMELNKNPENYFAQIEQATFAPSNFVPGIAASPDKMLQARIFSYADAHRYRVGTNHAQIPVNQPKNQVNNYSQDGQGRFLFNAPSVPVYAPNSVGGPAAVEPQNPAGGWENDGELTLAAHSLHAEDSDFVQAGALYREVYDEAAKARFLETITGAVGGVKSPGIKERAIQYWTNVDAELGAKLRANLGAVAAPSAPTSDAEAANKIG, from the coding sequence ATGACTGCCGTTTCCACAACCCAGTCAGGTGCGCCGGTTACGTCCGACGCTCACTCGAAGTCAGTTGGTGCCGATGGTGCCATCATCCTGACCGACCACTACCTCATTGAGAAGCTCGCCCAGTTCAACCGCGAGCGGGTTCCGGAGCGCGTAGTGCACGCCAAGGGCGGCGGTGCATTCGGCACGTTCAAGACCACCGAGGACATCTCCAAGTACACCAAGGCCGCGTTCCTGCAGCCGGGCGTCGAAACCGAAATGCTGATCCGCTTCTCCTCGGTCGCCGGCGAGAACGGCTCCCCGGACACCTGGCGCGATCCCCGTGGCTTCGCCGTGAAGTTCTACACCACTGAGGGCAACTACGACCTCGTGGGCAACAACACCCCCGTCTTCTTCATCCGCGACGGCATCAAGTTCCCGGACTTCATCCACTCGCAGAAGCGCCTGCCGGGCACGCACCTGCGCGACGCCGACATGCAGTGGGACTTCTGGACCCTGTCCCCCGAGTCCGCCCACCAGGTCACCTGGCTCATGGGTGACCGCGGCCTACCCGCCTCCTGGCGCGAGATGCAGGGCTACGGCTCGCACACCTACCAGTGGATCAACGAAGCCGGTGAGCGCTTCTGGGTCAAGTACCACTTCAAGTCCAACCAGGGCGTGAACTCCATGAGCTCGGACCAGGCTGAACAGCTTGCCGGCTCCGACGCGGACTTCTACATCCGCGACCTGTCCGAGAACATCGCGGCCGGCAACTTCCCGTCTTGGGACCTGCACGTCCAGGTAATGCCGTACGAGGACGCCAAGACCTACCGCTTCAACCCGTTCGACCTGACCAAGGTGTGGCCGCACGCGGACTACCCCCTGATCAAGGTGGGCACCATGGAGCTGAACAAGAACCCGGAGAACTACTTCGCGCAGATCGAACAGGCCACCTTCGCGCCGTCGAACTTCGTGCCCGGCATCGCAGCCTCGCCGGACAAGATGCTGCAGGCGCGCATCTTCTCCTACGCGGACGCACACCGCTACCGCGTGGGCACCAACCACGCGCAGATCCCGGTGAACCAGCCCAAGAACCAGGTCAACAACTACAGCCAGGACGGCCAGGGGCGCTTCCTGTTCAACGCCCCCTCGGTTCCTGTCTACGCCCCGAACTCGGTGGGCGGCCCGGCTGCCGTTGAGCCGCAGAACCCGGCCGGCGGCTGGGAGAACGACGGCGAGCTGACCCTCGCCGCGCACTCCCTCCACGCCGAGGACAGCGACTTCGTGCAGGCCGGCGCACTGTACCGCGAGGTCTACGACGAGGCAGCCAAGGCCCGCTTCCTGGAGACCATCACCGGTGCCGTGGGCGGCGTCAAGAGCCCCGGCATCAAGGAACGCGCCATCCAGTACTGGACCAACGTTGACGCCGAACTCGGCGCCAAGCTGCGCGCCAACCTCGGCGCCGTCGCTGCTCCATCCGCACCGACCTCCGACGCAGAGGCCGCCAACAAGATCGGCTGA
- a CDS encoding FAD-dependent oxidoreductase gives MSNQSETAANRPLRVAIVGAGPAGVYAADILTKSSGVKDGDFQVSIDLFEAYPAPYGLIRYGVAPDHPRIKGIVNALHKVLDRGDIRFLGNVTYGRDLTLHDFRAFYDAVIFSTGAVKDADLEIPGINLQGSFGGADFVSWYDGHPDVPREWPLEAREIAVIGNGNVALDVARMLVKHPEELLTTEIPDNVYQGLKSSPVTDVHVFGRRGPAQVKFTPLELRELSHMNDVDIVLYPEDFEFDEASDEAIRSNNQVKTMVNTLTNWLVEEHAESENPSSRRLHLHFLHSPVEVLDDGTGKVGGIKFERMQLDGTGNAKGTGEYVEYPVQAVYRAVGYHGSALDELEYDAKRGVIPNEGGRVLDAGGNPVPGIYTTGWIKRGPVGLIGHTKGDALETIGFLLEDRPNLPAAQNPDPQAIIDLLEERGIEYTTWEGWNRLDAHEAGLGAAWTGPEGLDHVVRERIKVVPREDMIRISRG, from the coding sequence GTGTCCAATCAGAGCGAAACCGCCGCCAACCGTCCCCTCCGCGTCGCCATCGTCGGCGCTGGACCGGCAGGAGTCTATGCTGCGGACATCCTCACCAAGTCCAGCGGGGTGAAGGACGGCGACTTCCAGGTCAGCATTGACCTTTTCGAGGCCTACCCGGCGCCCTACGGCCTGATCCGTTACGGTGTGGCCCCGGACCACCCCCGGATCAAAGGCATCGTGAACGCCCTCCACAAGGTCCTGGACCGCGGCGACATCCGGTTCCTTGGCAATGTGACCTACGGCCGGGACCTCACGCTGCACGATTTCCGGGCCTTCTACGACGCCGTGATCTTCTCCACCGGTGCGGTGAAGGACGCGGACCTGGAGATTCCCGGGATCAACCTGCAGGGCTCGTTCGGCGGCGCCGACTTTGTGTCCTGGTACGACGGCCACCCGGATGTTCCCCGCGAATGGCCGCTGGAGGCCAGGGAAATCGCCGTCATCGGCAACGGCAACGTGGCCCTGGACGTGGCGCGCATGCTGGTCAAGCACCCTGAGGAACTGCTGACCACCGAGATTCCGGACAACGTCTACCAGGGCCTGAAGTCTTCGCCCGTGACGGACGTGCACGTCTTCGGCCGCCGCGGCCCGGCCCAGGTGAAGTTCACCCCGCTGGAACTGCGCGAACTCAGCCACATGAACGATGTGGACATTGTCCTGTACCCGGAGGACTTCGAGTTCGACGAGGCATCGGACGAGGCGATCCGCAGCAACAACCAGGTCAAGACCATGGTGAACACGCTCACCAACTGGCTGGTGGAGGAGCATGCGGAGTCGGAGAACCCCTCCTCCCGCAGGCTGCACCTGCACTTCCTGCACAGCCCCGTTGAAGTGCTCGACGACGGTACGGGCAAGGTGGGCGGCATCAAGTTTGAGCGCATGCAGCTGGACGGGACCGGCAACGCCAAGGGGACGGGGGAGTACGTGGAGTACCCCGTCCAGGCGGTCTACCGGGCCGTCGGCTACCACGGCTCGGCCCTGGACGAACTGGAGTACGACGCCAAGCGCGGCGTCATTCCCAACGAAGGCGGCCGCGTCCTGGATGCCGGGGGCAACCCCGTCCCGGGCATCTACACCACGGGCTGGATCAAGCGCGGACCGGTGGGACTGATCGGGCACACCAAAGGCGATGCGCTGGAGACCATCGGCTTCCTGCTGGAGGACCGGCCGAACCTGCCGGCGGCACAAAACCCGGATCCCCAGGCCATCATCGACCTGCTTGAGGAACGCGGCATCGAATACACCACCTGGGAGGGGTGGAACAGGCTCGACGCCCACGAGGCAGGACTGGGCGCCGCCTGGACCGGACCTGAGGGTCTGGACCACGTGGTGCGTGAACGGATCAAGGTGGTCCCGCGGGAGGACATGATCCGCATCTCCCGCGGCTGA
- a CDS encoding helix-turn-helix domain-containing protein encodes MTNLLQPEPRQRAALAGHERLDHALGGATPEIPGLRKLIRESWLRSASFKANPDNTAAPLALDFEELEEYRRQHPLAAIMPVINKLLVQPSHDSGLLVAVGDEVGRLLWVDGDPTLQRRAEGMMFVPGADWSEASVGTSAPGTALALGKGIQIAGAEHYQRTVHPWSCTAVPFHDPDSGAVLGVVDITGTATAVAPHTLSLVEATVAAAQAQLRVERLQHAAELARKPVRRRSPAAAGRQGQGAKEGSLYRNSLQLLGRDQALLSLDGRTVSLSARHSEILALLSMHPDGLTAEELSSLLYPGDGSTMTLRAEMVRLRKVLQQLSPDAVPGSRPYRLPIDLVPDTGQVLSCLQRGAHRIALEIYRGGVLPRSEAPGIVDLRNRVSSLLREAVLTDGSAESLLKYAALPEASDDVEIRRAALRLLPPRSPKRAAVVADLERLEAELRA; translated from the coding sequence ATGACGAACCTGCTCCAGCCTGAACCGCGCCAGCGTGCCGCCCTGGCCGGGCACGAGCGCCTGGATCACGCCCTGGGCGGCGCCACTCCCGAGATCCCCGGCCTGCGCAAACTCATCAGGGAATCCTGGCTGCGGTCCGCCAGCTTCAAGGCAAACCCGGACAACACTGCCGCGCCGCTGGCCCTGGACTTCGAGGAGCTGGAGGAGTACCGCCGGCAGCACCCCCTGGCCGCGATTATGCCGGTCATCAACAAGCTCCTGGTCCAGCCCAGCCACGACAGCGGACTCCTGGTGGCCGTGGGGGATGAGGTGGGCAGGCTCCTGTGGGTGGACGGGGACCCCACGCTGCAACGCCGGGCCGAAGGGATGATGTTCGTCCCCGGCGCCGACTGGTCCGAAGCCAGTGTTGGCACCAGCGCCCCGGGCACCGCGCTGGCCCTGGGCAAGGGTATCCAGATCGCCGGCGCCGAGCACTATCAGCGCACCGTCCATCCCTGGAGCTGCACCGCGGTCCCCTTCCATGACCCCGATTCGGGCGCCGTGCTCGGCGTCGTGGACATCACCGGAACGGCCACGGCGGTGGCGCCGCACACCCTGTCCCTGGTGGAGGCAACGGTGGCGGCCGCCCAGGCGCAACTGCGGGTGGAGCGACTGCAGCATGCGGCGGAGCTGGCCAGGAAGCCTGTACGACGACGGTCCCCGGCTGCTGCAGGAAGGCAGGGCCAGGGTGCCAAGGAAGGCAGCCTCTACCGGAACAGCCTGCAGCTGCTGGGCCGCGACCAGGCACTGCTCAGCCTGGATGGCAGGACCGTTTCCCTGTCCGCCCGGCACAGCGAGATCCTTGCCCTGCTCAGCATGCACCCGGACGGGCTCACAGCGGAGGAACTGAGCTCGCTGCTGTATCCGGGGGACGGCTCCACCATGACACTGCGCGCCGAGATGGTCCGCCTGCGCAAAGTCCTCCAGCAGCTCTCCCCGGATGCTGTTCCCGGCTCGCGCCCCTACCGGCTGCCCATCGACCTGGTGCCGGACACGGGCCAGGTGCTCAGTTGCCTGCAGCGCGGTGCACACCGGATTGCCCTGGAGATTTACCGCGGCGGGGTGCTTCCGCGCTCCGAGGCGCCGGGCATCGTGGACTTGAGGAACAGGGTTTCGTCCCTGCTGCGGGAAGCGGTCCTCACCGATGGCAGTGCCGAGTCCCTGCTCAAGTACGCCGCGCTTCCCGAGGCAAGTGACGACGTCGAAATCCGCCGCGCCGCGCTCCGCCTCCTGCCGCCGCGCTCACCCAAGCGGGCCGCCGTCGTGGCCGACCTCGAACGGCTGGAAGCCGAACTGCGCGCCTGA
- the exaC gene encoding acetaldehyde dehydrogenase ExaC, with amino-acid sequence MTVYAQPGTDGSKVTFKDRYENWIGGEWVAPVKGQYFENITPVTGKAFCQVARGTAEDIELALDAAHKAAPSWGKTSAAERAAILNKIADRIDENLEMLAVAETWDNGKPVRETLNADLPLAADHFRYFASAVRAQEGSLSQLDENTTAYHFHEPLGVVGQIIPWNFPILMAVWKLAPALAAGNTVVLKPAEQTPSSILVLVELIGDLLPAGVLNVVNGFGVEAGKPLASSSRIRKIAFTGETTTGRLISQYASQNLIPVTLELGGKSPNIFFNDVAQDNDAFYDKAQEGFALFAFNQGEVCTCPSRALIQEDIYDSFMADAVARVEKMVQGNPLDTDTQVGAQASNDQLEKILSYIDIGKQEGAKVLTGGARAELPGDLAGGFYVQPTVFEGHNRMRIFQEEIFGPVVAVTKFSDYNDAMGIANDTLYGLGAGVWSRNGNVAYRAGREIQAGRVWVNNYHAYPAGAAFGGYKSSGIGRENHAMMLDHYQQTKNLLVSYDENKLGFF; translated from the coding sequence ATGACCGTTTACGCACAGCCGGGAACCGACGGGTCGAAGGTCACTTTCAAGGACCGGTACGAAAACTGGATCGGCGGCGAATGGGTGGCCCCCGTGAAGGGGCAGTATTTCGAGAACATCACCCCGGTGACCGGCAAGGCGTTCTGCCAGGTGGCCCGCGGCACGGCGGAAGACATCGAACTGGCGTTGGACGCTGCGCACAAGGCGGCCCCTTCCTGGGGCAAGACCTCCGCCGCAGAGCGCGCCGCGATTCTGAACAAGATCGCCGACCGCATTGACGAGAACCTGGAAATGCTCGCCGTCGCCGAAACCTGGGACAACGGCAAGCCGGTCCGGGAAACCCTCAATGCCGACCTGCCGCTGGCCGCGGACCACTTCCGCTACTTCGCCTCGGCAGTCCGTGCCCAGGAAGGCAGCCTGTCCCAGCTGGACGAGAACACCACCGCCTACCACTTCCACGAACCCCTGGGCGTGGTGGGCCAGATCATCCCCTGGAACTTCCCCATCCTCATGGCCGTCTGGAAGCTTGCGCCCGCGCTCGCCGCCGGAAACACGGTGGTGCTCAAGCCCGCTGAGCAGACGCCAAGCTCCATCCTGGTGCTGGTGGAACTCATCGGGGACCTGCTCCCCGCCGGCGTGCTGAACGTGGTCAACGGCTTCGGCGTGGAGGCCGGCAAGCCGCTGGCGTCCAGCTCCCGGATCCGGAAGATCGCCTTCACCGGTGAGACCACCACCGGCCGGCTCATCAGCCAGTACGCCAGCCAGAACCTCATCCCCGTCACCCTGGAACTGGGCGGCAAGAGCCCCAACATCTTCTTCAACGATGTGGCCCAGGACAACGACGCGTTCTACGACAAGGCCCAGGAGGGGTTCGCGCTGTTCGCCTTCAACCAGGGCGAAGTCTGCACCTGCCCGTCCCGCGCGCTGATCCAGGAGGACATTTACGACTCCTTCATGGCGGACGCCGTGGCCCGCGTGGAAAAAATGGTCCAGGGCAACCCGCTGGACACCGATACCCAGGTGGGTGCACAGGCCTCCAACGACCAGCTGGAGAAGATCCTGTCCTACATCGACATTGGAAAGCAGGAAGGCGCCAAGGTGCTCACCGGCGGCGCCCGCGCGGAACTCCCGGGCGACTTGGCGGGCGGCTTCTACGTCCAGCCCACCGTGTTCGAGGGCCACAACAGGATGCGGATCTTCCAGGAGGAGATCTTCGGGCCTGTGGTGGCGGTGACAAAGTTCAGCGACTACAACGACGCCATGGGCATCGCCAACGACACCCTCTACGGGCTGGGCGCCGGGGTCTGGTCCCGCAACGGCAACGTGGCCTACCGGGCAGGCAGGGAAATCCAGGCCGGCCGTGTCTGGGTCAACAACTACCACGCCTACCCGGCCGGCGCTGCCTTCGGCGGCTACAAGTCATCCGGCATTGGCCGTGAAAACCACGCCATGATGCTGGACCACTACCAGCAGACCAAGAACCTGCTGGTCAGCTACGACGAAAACAAGCTCGGCTTCTTCTAA
- a CDS encoding DUF2461 domain-containing protein: MDTFSGIPPEAFRFYKELEDNNNREWWLAHKDTYDTAVREPITGLLAQLEPEFGPARLFRPYRDVRFSQDKSPYKTAQGAFATRQEGVGYYLQVGADGLLVGGGYRSHTPAQLARFRAAADASGSGAALQEIVDAIAAAGFSIDGEKLKTVPRGFDRDHPRAELLKYKTLYSGSHLGRAEWISTEAAAEEIAGRWRQLRPLIEWVGRFAAP, encoded by the coding sequence ATGGACACATTTTCAGGCATTCCCCCGGAGGCCTTCCGGTTCTATAAGGAACTGGAGGACAACAACAACCGCGAGTGGTGGCTTGCGCACAAGGACACCTATGACACAGCCGTGAGGGAACCTATCACCGGGCTCCTCGCGCAGCTTGAGCCCGAATTTGGCCCTGCCAGGCTGTTCCGCCCCTACCGTGACGTCCGGTTCTCGCAGGACAAGTCACCCTACAAAACGGCACAAGGCGCGTTCGCCACCCGGCAGGAAGGCGTGGGCTACTACCTGCAGGTCGGTGCGGACGGGCTGTTAGTAGGAGGCGGTTACCGTTCCCATACCCCGGCCCAACTGGCCAGGTTCCGGGCCGCGGCCGATGCCTCCGGAAGCGGCGCCGCACTGCAGGAGATCGTGGACGCTATTGCGGCGGCCGGGTTCAGTATTGATGGGGAGAAACTCAAGACCGTTCCCCGCGGTTTCGACAGGGACCATCCACGGGCGGAGCTTCTCAAGTACAAGACCCTGTACAGCGGGTCCCACCTGGGCCGGGCGGAGTGGATTTCCACGGAAGCAGCCGCGGAGGAAATCGCAGGCAGGTGGCGGCAGCTCCGTCCGCTCATTGAATGGGTGGGCCGGTTTGCGGCACCCTGA
- the adhP gene encoding alcohol dehydrogenase AdhP has translation MTTTMQAAVVTEFGKDLQVQTLNVPTPGPGQALVKVLTTGVCHTDLHAAEGDWPVKPTPPFVPGHEGVGEVVALGQGVTDLQVGDLVGNAWLWSACGDCQYCRTGWETLCEAQQNGGYSVDGSFGEYMLVDSRFAARIPAGSDPVEVAPVLCAGVTVYKGLKMTEARPGQWVTISGIGGLGHIAVQYAVAMGLRVAAVDVADDKLALARAHGAEVTVNALHEDPVEVIQRETGGCHGVLVTAVHPSAFGQAIGMVRRGGTIVFNGLPPGDFPAPIFEIVLKGLTVRGSIVGTRQDMEEALDFYAQGKIHPTVSVRELSEVNAVFDEMKHAKIDGRVVLRF, from the coding sequence ATGACGACGACAATGCAAGCAGCCGTAGTAACCGAATTCGGCAAGGACCTGCAGGTCCAGACCCTCAACGTCCCCACACCCGGACCCGGACAGGCGCTGGTCAAGGTGCTGACCACCGGCGTTTGCCACACCGACCTCCACGCAGCTGAGGGGGACTGGCCGGTCAAGCCCACCCCGCCGTTCGTTCCCGGCCATGAGGGCGTGGGGGAAGTGGTGGCACTGGGCCAGGGCGTCACCGACCTCCAGGTTGGAGACCTGGTGGGCAACGCCTGGCTCTGGTCCGCCTGTGGTGACTGCCAGTACTGCCGCACCGGCTGGGAGACTCTCTGCGAAGCCCAACAAAACGGCGGCTACAGCGTGGACGGCTCCTTCGGCGAGTACATGCTGGTGGACTCCCGCTTCGCGGCCCGCATACCGGCGGGATCCGACCCCGTCGAGGTGGCGCCGGTACTCTGTGCCGGCGTCACCGTCTACAAGGGCCTGAAAATGACCGAGGCCCGGCCAGGCCAGTGGGTCACCATCTCCGGCATCGGCGGACTGGGGCACATCGCCGTCCAGTACGCCGTCGCGATGGGCCTGCGGGTGGCCGCCGTTGACGTTGCCGATGACAAGTTGGCCCTGGCCAGGGCCCATGGAGCCGAAGTGACCGTCAACGCGCTGCATGAAGACCCAGTGGAGGTCATCCAGCGGGAGACAGGAGGGTGCCATGGAGTGCTGGTTACCGCGGTGCATCCGTCAGCATTCGGGCAGGCCATCGGCATGGTCCGCCGTGGCGGCACCATCGTTTTCAACGGCCTGCCGCCGGGGGACTTTCCGGCGCCGATCTTCGAGATTGTGCTCAAGGGACTGACCGTCCGTGGCTCCATCGTGGGCACCCGGCAGGATATGGAGGAGGCCCTGGACTTCTACGCGCAGGGCAAGATCCACCCCACGGTCTCCGTCCGGGAGCTCTCCGAGGTCAACGCCGTCTTCGATGAGATGAAGCACGCCAAGATCGACGGCCGCGTGGTGCTGAGGTTTTGA
- a CDS encoding DUF4304 domain-containing protein has translation MSRNVIQTTFDGFMDSAGFSKTSGSWYRITDEVITVVELQKSQYGLQYYVNIALWLRPLGEARTPKEHVCHVRTRLSQLVGGEEEQLAALLDLDVPVPEDQRAEDLTSFLTVHLGPVLEAVASIKSLREDPGQKVVAASLVRGPAQKLVAVQGPPV, from the coding sequence ATGAGCAGGAATGTCATTCAAACTACCTTTGACGGCTTCATGGATAGTGCCGGATTCTCGAAGACCAGCGGATCCTGGTACCGCATCACCGATGAGGTGATCACCGTGGTCGAACTGCAAAAGTCGCAGTACGGATTGCAGTACTACGTGAACATTGCCCTGTGGCTGCGGCCTCTTGGCGAAGCCAGGACCCCGAAGGAGCACGTGTGCCACGTCCGGACCCGCCTCTCACAGCTTGTTGGAGGCGAAGAGGAGCAGCTCGCAGCTCTGCTGGATCTTGACGTCCCGGTGCCTGAAGATCAACGGGCCGAGGATCTCACGTCTTTCCTCACTGTCCACTTGGGGCCAGTGCTGGAGGCGGTAGCGAGCATCAAGAGTTTGCGCGAAGACCCAGGCCAGAAGGTGGTTGCCGCATCCTTGGTCAGAGGTCCAGCGCAAAAGCTGGTAGCCGTTCAGGGTCCGCCGGTTTGA